One window from the genome of Lentibacillus daqui encodes:
- a CDS encoding atypical membrane-integrating protein (Mistic protein) yields MKANELETKRFDKALDEFIDLFNNLEQDEPLIHFSDDVVKNIELAKKKYGDHMVDEKINTVVREMLSWLDLEDVEDEAEDQEEEDEQDDEE; encoded by the coding sequence ATGAAAGCAAACGAACTGGAAACGAAACGATTTGACAAAGCACTGGATGAATTCATCGACCTATTCAATAACCTGGAACAGGATGAACCGCTTATCCATTTTAGTGACGATGTTGTTAAAAACATTGAACTTGCCAAGAAGAAATATGGAGATCATATGGTGGATGAGAAGATAAATACGGTTGTGCGGGAAATGCTCTCTTGGCTGGATCTGGAGGACGTTGAGGATGAAGCAGAAGACCAGGAAGAAGAGGATGAACAAGATGATGAGGAGTAA
- the manA gene encoding mannose-6-phosphate isomerase, class I, giving the protein MYNEPIFLQPVFQERIWGGQKLKTEYHYNIPYEKTGEAWVISAHPNGSSMIENGPLAGKTLADAWSEHGELFNKQVNNNEEYPLLVKMLDANDDLSVQVHPNDDFARHVEGVPYGKTECWYVLSAEPGAELILGHHARTREELEYMLDQGEWDQLLQRVKVKAGDFFYVPSGTIHAIGKGIVILETQQSSDITYRVYDYDRVDAQGGKRELHLERAKEVATVPHQPVVADQKKEVRDGLISKQLIEAQYFTVYHWTLHGKVSKELTKDFLQVSVIHGSAEIRVNGKAFHVEKGTHFILPHGIKAYELQGNAEFVVSYL; this is encoded by the coding sequence ATGTATAACGAACCGATTTTTTTACAACCTGTATTTCAGGAACGGATATGGGGTGGGCAAAAATTAAAAACGGAGTACCATTATAATATTCCATACGAAAAAACAGGAGAGGCGTGGGTGATTTCCGCCCATCCAAACGGATCAAGCATGATTGAAAATGGACCATTAGCCGGAAAGACGTTAGCGGATGCATGGAGCGAACATGGTGAATTATTTAATAAGCAAGTGAACAATAATGAGGAATATCCACTATTGGTAAAAATGTTGGATGCAAATGATGACCTGTCTGTCCAAGTCCATCCAAACGACGATTTTGCTCGTCATGTGGAAGGTGTACCATACGGGAAAACGGAATGCTGGTATGTATTAAGTGCCGAACCTGGTGCTGAATTGATATTGGGACACCATGCCCGCACGCGGGAAGAACTGGAGTATATGTTGGATCAAGGTGAGTGGGATCAGTTACTGCAGCGCGTAAAAGTGAAAGCAGGCGACTTTTTTTATGTTCCAAGTGGCACGATTCACGCGATTGGGAAAGGGATTGTCATTCTGGAAACACAGCAAAGCTCGGATATTACCTATCGTGTGTACGATTATGATCGGGTGGACGCACAGGGGGGCAAACGTGAATTGCATTTGGAGCGTGCCAAAGAGGTGGCAACCGTCCCACATCAACCTGTAGTGGCTGACCAAAAAAAGGAAGTTCGTGACGGATTAATTAGTAAACAGCTGATCGAAGCACAATATTTTACTGTTTATCATTGGACATTGCATGGTAAGGTTAGCAAGGAATTAACCAAGGACTTCTTGCAGGTCAGTGTTATTCATGGAAGTGCCGAGATTCGTGTGAATGGGAAGGCTTTTCATGTTGAAAAAGGTACTCATTTTATTTTGCCACATGGAATAAAGGCTTATGAATTGCAAGGGAATGCGGAGTTTGTGGTCTCGTATTTATAA
- a CDS encoding RNA-guided endonuclease InsQ/TnpB family protein, translating to MLTYNKKVRLVVTKENKQLLDSQSRMCNWLYNQLLDAVEEDYRNGKKKKLLSGRNLRNEVPKIKVENPFLFKVHSSPLKNTALRLKDAYERFFAPKLMNEKPKYRSWKKKWFSLYYDEPKKGFKLLDANQLSLSFGKLTDEEYKELRKTDEQARKTIKIKVGLVEAVELSETERIKTLRITKDLDSYYVIFTIEDVKEITKMKEQSFIVFDPNHKNLAVGLGSDGKSYELKSMNALLKYWDKRIDEIKSKRDKCEKFNKLVCTPNVTYFEPSKRWKRLNHALEKAQLKRREQMKTLLFSYAHYFSKRYDAIYIGDYTPTPDVAKYGSMRRAMLNQTPVGKFRSILNWVQEKSSKYYQKIDERDTTKTCCVCGNKEKKDPSIRSFTCVNCGTTLSRDINSAVNIGKKAKSDCLAQAT from the coding sequence ATGCTTACGTATAATAAAAAGGTACGATTGGTGGTTACAAAAGAAAACAAGCAGTTACTCGATTCTCAATCCAGAATGTGCAACTGGCTGTACAATCAATTGCTGGATGCGGTGGAGGAAGATTATCGCAATGGAAAAAAGAAAAAACTGCTTTCCGGCAGAAACCTGAGGAATGAAGTACCGAAAATAAAAGTGGAAAACCCATTTTTGTTTAAAGTCCATTCCTCCCCATTGAAAAATACGGCATTACGGTTAAAAGATGCCTATGAACGATTTTTTGCTCCAAAATTAATGAATGAGAAACCAAAATATCGTTCATGGAAAAAGAAGTGGTTTTCGCTTTATTACGATGAACCAAAAAAAGGTTTTAAATTATTGGACGCCAATCAACTTTCCTTAAGTTTTGGCAAGTTAACAGATGAAGAATACAAGGAATTAAGGAAAACGGATGAACAGGCCAGGAAGACCATCAAAATCAAAGTTGGACTTGTGGAAGCGGTAGAACTAAGCGAAACGGAGAGAATCAAAACCCTTCGCATTACAAAGGATCTGGATTCGTATTATGTCATTTTTACAATAGAAGATGTCAAAGAAATCACCAAGATGAAGGAACAATCGTTTATTGTATTTGATCCCAACCATAAGAATTTGGCAGTAGGATTAGGCAGTGATGGAAAATCATATGAATTGAAATCGATGAATGCACTGTTGAAGTATTGGGATAAACGAATCGATGAAATCAAATCAAAACGGGACAAATGTGAAAAATTTAATAAGCTGGTATGCACCCCAAACGTCACCTATTTTGAGCCAAGCAAACGTTGGAAGAGACTCAATCATGCTTTGGAAAAGGCGCAATTAAAACGTCGAGAACAAATGAAGACGCTGTTATTTAGCTATGCGCATTATTTTTCCAAGCGTTACGATGCGATCTACATTGGTGACTATACACCAACTCCCGATGTAGCGAAATACGGGTCAATGAGAAGAGCCATGTTAAATCAAACACCAGTCGGTAAATTCAGGAGTATTTTGAACTGGGTGCAGGAAAAAAGTAGTAAATATTATCAAAAGATCGATGAACGTGACACAACCAAAACCTGTTGTGTCTGCGGTAACAAAGAGAAAAAAGATCCATCTATTCGCAGCTTTACATGTGTAAACTGCGGTACAACGCTTTCGAGAGATATCAACAGTGCAGTTAATATCGGAAAGAAAGCCAAAAGCGATTGCCTCGCGCAGGCTACATAG
- a CDS encoding IS607 family transposase: MYTIDEASSILGVHPTTLRRWEKEGKITSSRTTGGHRRYAVEDLSAIKHDLKPLQDKIVIGYCRVSSSDQKEELKRQVHTVSQYCSANGYQFRIIKDLGSGLNDDKKGLKELIRLAQSNQVEKVVVNYKDRLLRFGYELLEQICAFHHVKMEIVNHTEDKTYEQELVEDMLSIITVFSNRLYGSRSHKRKKLQQAVKQVIEDNGHAYV; encoded by the coding sequence ATGTATACCATCGATGAAGCATCCAGCATACTTGGTGTTCATCCCACTACATTAAGAAGGTGGGAAAAAGAGGGGAAGATAACATCCTCTCGAACTACCGGTGGCCATAGAAGATATGCTGTAGAAGACCTTAGTGCTATCAAGCATGATTTGAAACCACTTCAGGACAAAATTGTTATCGGGTATTGCCGTGTCTCATCATCGGACCAAAAGGAAGAGTTAAAAAGGCAGGTCCATACCGTTTCGCAGTATTGTTCGGCAAATGGATATCAGTTTCGTATTATAAAAGATCTGGGAAGTGGTTTGAATGACGATAAGAAGGGGCTAAAGGAATTAATCCGGCTGGCGCAAAGCAATCAGGTGGAGAAAGTTGTCGTCAACTACAAGGATAGGTTACTACGTTTTGGGTATGAATTGTTGGAACAAATATGTGCCTTCCATCATGTGAAAATGGAAATCGTCAACCATACAGAGGATAAAACATATGAGCAGGAGTTAGTCGAGGATATGCTTTCCATTATTACTGTCTTCAGCAATCGCTTGTATGGAAGCAGAAGTCACAAGCGAAAGAAACTGCAACAAGCGGTGAAACAGGTCATTGAGGACAACGGCCATGCTTACGTATAA
- a CDS encoding heterocycloanthracin/sonorensin family bacteriocin: MKTYVKDLFKHHEIGSYISNNHLKGSYCVKERKSFHMQKTAIDSLVANLPIINKYKGEVHMQYYQNDLQQLGMDNYHVSELVPMDHMNQNQVQVDSRLCGGCGRCGGCFRCGGFRCGGCFGCFGCFGFFI, encoded by the coding sequence TTGAAAACATACGTTAAGGATCTATTCAAACACCATGAAATAGGCTCTTACATCAGTAACAACCACCTAAAAGGATCATATTGTGTTAAAGAGAGAAAAAGTTTTCATATGCAGAAGACAGCAATTGACTCTCTTGTTGCCAATTTACCAATAATTAATAAATATAAAGGGGAGGTACACATGCAGTACTATCAAAACGATTTGCAACAATTAGGAATGGATAATTATCATGTTAGTGAATTAGTTCCTATGGATCATATGAATCAAAATCAGGTTCAGGTTGACAGCAGGCTTTGTGGCGGTTGTGGTCGTTGTGGCGGTTGTTTTCGCTGTGGTGGTTTCCGCTGTGGCGGCTGCTTTGGCTGTTTTGGTTGCTTTGGATTTTTTATTTAG
- a CDS encoding VanZ family protein, with amino-acid sequence MIKIFSWAAVIFWMAIIFYLSHEPASSSDELSIGISDVMVTIVEKVVPGTEVNMDEFHHIVRKCAHFLAYLILGLLLTHTLRRSGTGRWTIGIALIICVLYASSDELHQLFVPGRSAEVRDVLIDSVGACVGIILDLLIWKGKQRYKS; translated from the coding sequence ATGATCAAAATATTTTCCTGGGCAGCCGTTATTTTTTGGATGGCTATTATTTTCTATTTATCCCATGAACCAGCTTCGTCCTCCGATGAACTTAGTATAGGAATATCAGATGTTATGGTAACGATTGTCGAAAAAGTTGTTCCAGGTACAGAGGTTAACATGGATGAGTTTCATCATATTGTTAGAAAGTGTGCCCATTTCTTAGCCTATTTAATACTTGGGTTACTGTTGACCCATACCCTAAGAAGAAGTGGCACGGGGCGATGGACTATCGGGATTGCTTTGATTATTTGCGTACTCTATGCATCATCAGATGAATTGCACCAGCTATTTGTACCTGGCCGATCCGCTGAGGTTAGAGATGTCCTGATTGATAGCGTTGGAGCATGTGTTGGGATTATCTTGGATTTGCTAATTTGGAAAGGTAAGCAGAGATATAAATCCTAG
- a CDS encoding superoxide dismutase family protein, with amino-acid sequence MYPYIYYPFYTYYPVRNQVSRAYAEIRGSELAPNLRGYVLFTDVPGGNEVTVEVNGLPHYQPAHGDKAPIGPHGFHIHEKGDCSVGDEADPFKQAGGHWNPNNQPHGHHPGDFPVLFSNNGYSRMSFFTNRFKSQDIIGKSVMIHENPDDFRSQPSGDSGKRVGCGVIRAY; translated from the coding sequence TTGTATCCATATATCTATTATCCGTTTTATACGTATTATCCGGTAAGAAATCAAGTGAGTAGGGCATATGCAGAGATTAGAGGAAGCGAATTGGCACCGAATCTGCGTGGATATGTTTTGTTCACCGATGTCCCTGGTGGAAATGAGGTAACGGTTGAAGTAAATGGATTGCCGCATTACCAACCTGCACATGGTGACAAGGCGCCAATTGGACCACATGGTTTCCACATTCATGAAAAAGGTGATTGCTCGGTAGGAGATGAAGCAGATCCTTTTAAACAGGCTGGTGGGCATTGGAATCCGAATAATCAGCCACATGGCCACCACCCCGGGGATTTTCCCGTTTTGTTTTCCAACAACGGTTATTCAAGAATGTCCTTTTTTACCAACCGGTTCAAGAGTCAAGATATTATTGGCAAGTCGGTAATGATTCATGAAAATCCGGACGACTTTCGCTCACAACCGTCTGGGGATTCTGGAAAGCGCGTTGGTTGTGGGGTTATTAGAGCGTATTAA
- a CDS encoding TOMM precursor leader peptide-binding protein: MATHILINGHGLLANFVYDQLSHSYSAKRQSILDDVPEDTKLALVLHDAWYPSVHQKADESFRTARIPWFRGFASFGEGIIGPFVRPDSPGCSRCADMRRIIAGADSQEMWEFQMRMAAEASPRQDVWASRMGLSHMANLICNEVQRILQGIPSNLEERIFITNLKTLTNSSHYFLPDPSCQICSRLPDDTAERARIKLTSRLKTSGNGYRCRSIDELKAALARDYLDERTGIMNGKVQDLTLPFADVIVNLPLFGADEGVAGRSNSYEMSEQTAILEGLERYCGIRPRGKRTVVRNSYRQLENNAINPIRVGLHEKEQYEKSEFPFKPFHPDRPMNWVWGYSFLSERPILVPELLAYYSLGYSEGLVYETSNGCALGGSLEEAIFHGIMEVVERDAFLLTWYAYLPLPRLNLRSADDKELQLMVDRLYEVTGYDLYFYNSTMEHGIPSVFGVAKNRESKGLNLICAAAANPDPISAVKSTIYELAGTMARQDEKLEENRQKYEAMLRDPFAVHTMEDHGLLYGLPEAEERLHFLLDDHRPLRTFSEEFKQPHANIDLKDDLQDILQKFRQLNLEVIVVDQTTPITKRNGLYCVKVLIPGMLPMTFGHHLTRVKGLKRVLTVPMELGFTKAPLTYDQLNPNPHPFP, translated from the coding sequence ATGGCTACTCATATTCTAATTAACGGACACGGTTTATTAGCAAACTTTGTATACGATCAATTGTCCCATAGTTATTCCGCCAAGCGTCAAAGCATTTTAGATGACGTTCCCGAAGATACAAAACTAGCTCTTGTGCTGCATGATGCTTGGTATCCATCTGTTCATCAAAAAGCGGATGAAAGTTTCAGAACTGCACGTATCCCATGGTTTCGAGGATTTGCATCGTTTGGGGAAGGAATCATCGGTCCATTCGTACGCCCTGATTCACCGGGATGTTCTCGCTGCGCAGACATGCGGCGTATAATAGCTGGAGCTGATAGCCAGGAAATGTGGGAGTTTCAGATGAGAATGGCAGCAGAAGCAAGTCCGCGGCAAGATGTATGGGCATCACGAATGGGACTATCGCATATGGCAAATTTAATATGCAACGAAGTACAGAGGATTCTTCAAGGAATACCAAGCAATTTGGAAGAAAGGATTTTCATAACGAACCTGAAAACATTAACAAACTCCAGTCACTATTTCTTGCCCGACCCATCATGCCAAATATGCAGTCGTTTGCCTGATGATACAGCTGAACGAGCTCGAATCAAGTTGACATCTCGTCTGAAAACAAGCGGGAATGGTTATCGCTGCCGTTCGATAGATGAATTAAAAGCAGCTTTAGCCAGAGATTATCTTGATGAACGTACTGGTATTATGAATGGGAAAGTACAAGATTTAACGTTGCCTTTTGCGGATGTGATAGTCAACTTGCCTTTGTTTGGAGCAGATGAAGGAGTAGCAGGAAGGTCTAATTCTTATGAGATGAGTGAGCAAACTGCCATTTTGGAAGGTTTAGAGAGATATTGTGGAATCAGGCCTCGTGGAAAGCGGACAGTAGTACGTAATAGTTATCGTCAACTAGAGAATAACGCGATAAATCCTATACGAGTAGGTTTACATGAAAAGGAGCAATATGAAAAGTCAGAATTTCCCTTTAAACCGTTTCATCCTGATCGGCCAATGAATTGGGTCTGGGGCTATTCGTTTTTATCTGAACGCCCTATTTTGGTTCCAGAATTACTTGCTTATTACAGTTTGGGCTACAGCGAAGGATTGGTTTATGAAACTTCAAATGGATGTGCGCTGGGTGGAAGTTTAGAAGAAGCTATTTTTCATGGCATTATGGAGGTTGTTGAACGGGACGCCTTCTTGTTAACGTGGTATGCTTACCTTCCTCTTCCGCGTCTTAATCTTCGTTCTGCAGATGACAAAGAACTGCAGTTAATGGTCGACAGGTTATATGAAGTGACCGGATATGACCTTTATTTTTATAATTCAACGATGGAACATGGGATTCCGAGCGTTTTTGGTGTGGCAAAAAACAGAGAATCAAAGGGATTAAACCTCATTTGCGCAGCCGCAGCTAACCCTGATCCTATTAGTGCTGTAAAAAGCACGATCTATGAACTTGCAGGAACGATGGCCAGACAAGACGAAAAGCTTGAGGAAAACCGACAGAAATATGAAGCCATGCTACGGGATCCGTTTGCCGTGCATACGATGGAAGACCATGGCCTGCTTTACGGTCTGCCAGAAGCAGAGGAACGATTGCATTTCTTATTGGATGACCATCGTCCATTACGTACATTTTCCGAGGAATTTAAGCAGCCACATGCAAATATTGATTTGAAGGATGATCTTCAAGATATTCTTCAGAAATTCCGACAGTTAAACCTTGAGGTCATTGTAGTTGATCAAACAACACCTATCACGAAACGAAATGGGTTATACTGTGTAAAAGTATTGATTCCCGGAATGTTACCGATGACATTTGGGCATCATCTTACCCGGGTGAAAGGGCTGAAGAGAGTACTTACGGTACCGATGGAACTAGGATTTACAAAGGCACCACTAACGTATGATCAGTTAAATCCAAATCCCCATCCGTTCCCATAA
- a CDS encoding nitrilase-related carbon-nitrogen hydrolase: protein MKINNYKVAVVQAGSEVMDKEKGIKKTIRLIEEAAMNHAKIIVFPEAFIPAYPRGMSFGAVVGSRSDEGRKDFARYWTNSITVPGPETEHIGKVVNKAGVYVVIGVPKQFNLNYLKLITF, encoded by the coding sequence ATGAAAATAAACAATTACAAAGTTGCAGTCGTACAAGCTGGATCAGAAGTAATGGACAAGGAAAAAGGTATCAAAAAAACAATCAGATTAATAGAAGAGGCTGCTATGAACCATGCAAAAATTATTGTTTTCCCTGAAGCCTTTATACCAGCTTATCCACGTGGGATGTCATTTGGTGCGGTAGTAGGAAGCAGGTCAGATGAAGGAAGAAAGGATTTTGCCAGGTATTGGACGAACTCCATAACGGTTCCGGGACCTGAGACGGAACATATCGGAAAAGTTGTTAATAAAGCTGGGGTATACGTCGTAATTGGGGTTCCAAAACAGTTTAATCTAAATTATTTAAAATTAATTACTTTTTAG
- a CDS encoding helix-turn-helix domain-containing protein — MDRHTITVQEVAAYLGVHTDTIYCMVKLNQIPHLRLRNKILFTKDSIDLWIQDQAKATRMSKNAGSLARFY, encoded by the coding sequence TTGGACCGGCATACTATTACTGTTCAGGAGGTCGCAGCTTATCTGGGTGTGCATACCGATACAATTTATTGCATGGTAAAACTTAACCAGATCCCGCACTTAAGGCTGCGTAACAAAATTTTATTTACGAAAGACTCCATTGATTTATGGATTCAAGATCAGGCAAAGGCAACCCGCATGAGTAAAAATGCAGGTTCATTGGCCCGTTTCTATTAA
- a CDS encoding SagB family peptide dehydrogenase: MDPETFLHDLHFDTEKVTPPDWQVDWEDAPLPYKLYRRLPVVPLSADVPLTLGKREAHVKPSLVELGHFLWYVYGLTQYAQSALNGGMNEKDVSFIQSTRRFVPSGGALYPNEIYVYINIEKAPQGIYHYDVAHHRLVLVREGDYDFYLARSLKNGNDISSCFCTIFISTVFWKNFYKYNNFSYRLQGLDAGVLIGQALEVANQMRFSSRVCYQFLDRAVNHLLGLSEQDESVYAAISLSTDDSIHYVDKETNRKETASATQLCRELPLLNHISYNRSKRVIPYPMLEKINEISMFETTRSFVKLKNKHSAEHSLDAEMILLPFMEGFSYNLASICRERHSPDIDFMIGKVSQTQLSTLLRETFSFSYQNDLDETYGNIESRMSLYGSLCNVEGIPNGTCLYESNTHALRMINKGDYRELLQNGLTMPNVNLYQVPLCLHVVGEKDYLKEELGYRGYRIQQMEAGILVQRLLLISCALGMGGHPLLGFDVNNCDQLYRIDSKGKTCLIQIPVGPYRPRAWLKGSLQS; the protein is encoded by the coding sequence ATGGATCCAGAAACGTTTCTACACGATCTGCATTTTGACACGGAAAAAGTCACTCCGCCGGATTGGCAAGTGGATTGGGAAGATGCACCGCTCCCCTATAAATTGTATCGCCGCTTACCAGTGGTTCCACTTTCCGCAGATGTACCTTTAACACTTGGTAAAAGGGAAGCACATGTAAAGCCGAGCTTGGTGGAGCTTGGTCATTTCTTATGGTATGTTTATGGGCTCACTCAATACGCTCAATCCGCTTTAAACGGTGGAATGAATGAAAAAGATGTGAGCTTTATCCAATCGACTCGCAGGTTTGTTCCTTCAGGAGGGGCACTTTATCCCAATGAAATATATGTATATATAAATATTGAAAAAGCTCCACAAGGCATTTACCATTATGATGTGGCGCATCACCGCCTAGTATTGGTGCGAGAAGGAGATTATGATTTCTACTTAGCCAGAAGTCTTAAAAATGGTAATGATATTTCCAGTTGTTTTTGCACAATCTTTATTTCAACAGTTTTTTGGAAAAACTTTTATAAATATAACAACTTTTCTTATAGGCTCCAAGGGCTTGATGCAGGTGTATTAATTGGGCAAGCGTTAGAAGTGGCCAATCAGATGAGATTCTCTTCACGAGTATGCTACCAATTTCTTGATCGGGCGGTCAATCATTTACTTGGATTGTCCGAACAGGATGAAAGTGTATATGCGGCTATTTCATTATCTACTGATGATTCTATCCATTATGTTGACAAAGAAACAAACAGAAAAGAAACTGCTTCAGCCACTCAATTATGCCGGGAATTGCCACTTTTAAATCATATTTCCTATAACCGTTCAAAAAGAGTCATTCCTTACCCGATGCTGGAAAAAATTAATGAAATATCGATGTTTGAAACAACGAGGTCATTTGTGAAGCTGAAAAATAAGCATAGTGCGGAACATTCGTTAGATGCGGAAATGATCTTGCTTCCGTTTATGGAAGGCTTTTCGTACAATCTCGCATCTATTTGTAGGGAGAGACATTCACCTGATATCGACTTTATGATCGGAAAAGTGAGCCAAACGCAACTATCTACTTTGTTAAGGGAGACATTCTCTTTCTCCTATCAGAATGACCTCGACGAAACATATGGGAATATTGAGAGTCGTATGTCTTTGTATGGTAGCTTATGTAATGTAGAAGGGATCCCAAATGGTACCTGCTTATATGAAAGTAACACCCATGCCCTTCGAATGATAAACAAAGGGGATTACCGAGAGCTATTACAAAATGGATTAACAATGCCCAATGTGAATCTGTATCAGGTTCCACTTTGTCTACATGTCGTTGGGGAAAAAGATTATCTCAAAGAGGAATTGGGATATAGGGGATATCGCATCCAACAGATGGAGGCGGGCATTCTCGTACAACGACTGCTTTTAATTTCGTGTGCTTTAGGAATGGGAGGGCATCCATTACTAGGATTTGATGTGAACAACTGTGATCAGCTTTACAGGATTGATTCTAAAGGAAAAACCTGCTTGATCCAAATTCCGGTTGGACCATACCGTCCTCGTGCTTGGTTAAAAGGGAGTTTGCAAAGCTAG
- a CDS encoding putative thiazole-containing bacteriocin maturation protein, whose amino-acid sequence MSKLNSSTRLKVKRDTFFLPDAKGGVYFRNNSSSFRMEGTTIYQWIEKLIPMFNGEKTLGELTTGLTPPYRNRVYEIGETLYKNGFVRDASKDTPHQLNRSILEKYASQIEFIESFVDSGAYRFQKYRQSNVLAVGSGPFLISLASALIESGLPKLNVMNLDPDDTNRQRLNELVQSVKEREPDAEVMEVPFQKVKGEEFWKQVVQDYDWILYVSQSGNVNELRELNSVCKEEKKSFIPAICLQQVGLSGPLFDPETDGCWESAWLRIHRSVLHTEEPCSQPFSSTTASILANVAVFEMFKNVTGIADANQSNQIYLLDLETLEGEWLSFITHPLVTSKSFTPKLVENLDARLNKETVRDHQPNDLLGYFSQLTSEKTGIFHTWTEKSLSQLPLAQCYVQAINPMSEGPAELLPEVICADLTHEDARREAGLTGIEMYVTQMIDSTEFKKGNHQVGTNITEDGIGVGAGETIEEAICRGLQAYLNEALAKKNSDQLNTINMPVELMKDRRCKYYYNALTSLNGSPAIGLKENLLGFPVIGVKSNGRWYSSVGLNTTLGMRHALKQAILDTRGPMDSMMRKETDPVVFSNKTETRLEIPSCDEVTQLQLLQSAIQTLRQNSKRLFVYDLTFEPFMKQEMAGVFGVQIREDES is encoded by the coding sequence ATGTCAAAGTTGAATTCATCCACTCGTCTAAAGGTGAAGAGGGATACATTTTTTCTCCCAGACGCAAAGGGCGGTGTATATTTCCGAAATAATTCCAGTTCATTTCGCATGGAAGGAACGACAATTTATCAATGGATTGAAAAATTGATACCGATGTTTAACGGAGAAAAAACATTAGGAGAATTAACTACGGGCTTAACGCCACCGTATCGTAACAGGGTTTATGAAATTGGAGAAACGTTATACAAGAATGGCTTTGTTCGGGACGCCAGTAAAGATACCCCCCATCAATTAAATCGTTCCATACTCGAAAAATATGCTTCACAAATTGAATTTATAGAGAGTTTCGTGGATTCCGGAGCGTATCGTTTCCAAAAATATCGCCAATCTAATGTTCTTGCTGTTGGCTCGGGTCCCTTTCTCATTTCATTGGCCTCCGCGTTAATCGAATCAGGGTTGCCTAAACTAAATGTCATGAATTTGGATCCAGATGATACAAATAGGCAACGTTTGAATGAATTGGTTCAAAGTGTCAAAGAGAGGGAGCCAGATGCTGAGGTAATGGAGGTACCCTTTCAGAAAGTAAAAGGTGAAGAATTTTGGAAACAGGTTGTGCAAGACTATGATTGGATTTTATACGTCTCACAGTCCGGAAATGTAAATGAATTAAGGGAACTTAACTCCGTTTGCAAAGAAGAAAAGAAGTCATTTATCCCTGCCATATGTTTACAACAAGTGGGGCTTTCCGGTCCGTTATTTGATCCGGAAACTGATGGGTGCTGGGAGTCTGCATGGCTTAGAATTCATCGATCCGTATTGCATACAGAAGAACCGTGCTCTCAGCCGTTTTCGTCAACAACGGCATCCATTTTAGCGAATGTCGCCGTGTTTGAAATGTTTAAGAATGTTACCGGAATTGCTGATGCAAATCAAAGCAACCAAATTTACCTGCTTGATCTTGAAACGCTGGAAGGTGAATGGTTATCATTTATCACACATCCGTTAGTGACATCCAAAAGTTTTACGCCCAAACTTGTTGAAAATCTTGACGCAAGGCTCAACAAGGAAACGGTCAGAGATCATCAACCGAATGACCTTTTAGGATATTTCAGTCAATTAACTTCCGAGAAGACGGGAATTTTCCATACGTGGACGGAAAAAAGTTTGTCACAGCTTCCACTTGCACAGTGTTATGTTCAGGCGATTAATCCGATGTCAGAGGGCCCGGCAGAACTATTGCCAGAAGTTATCTGTGCGGACTTAACACATGAGGATGCAAGAAGAGAAGCTGGCCTGACTGGAATTGAAATGTACGTTACACAAATGATCGATTCCACGGAGTTCAAAAAAGGGAATCATCAGGTTGGCACAAACATAACTGAGGACGGTATTGGCGTCGGGGCGGGGGAAACCATTGAAGAGGCTATTTGCCGGGGACTGCAAGCTTATTTGAATGAAGCATTGGCAAAAAAAAACAGTGACCAACTGAATACGATTAATATGCCGGTAGAATTAATGAAAGATAGGCGATGCAAATATTATTATAATGCTCTGACTAGCTTAAACGGTTCACCGGCAATCGGTTTGAAAGAGAATCTGTTAGGTTTTCCCGTGATAGGGGTTAAATCAAATGGACGCTGGTATTCCAGTGTGGGTTTAAATACTACATTAGGCATGCGGCATGCATTGAAACAAGCGATTTTGGATACCCGCGGTCCGATGGATTCCATGATGAGAAAAGAAACGGATCCAGTAGTTTTTAGTAATAAAACGGAAACCAGACTTGAAATCCCCTCTTGTGATGAAGTGACACAATTGCAGTTATTACAATCCGCTATTCAGACTTTAAGACAAAACAGCAAACGGTTATTCGTTTATGATCTTACATTCGAACCTTTTATGAAACAGGAAATGGCCGGGGTGTTTGGTGTGCAGATACGGGAGGATGAGTCCTAA